In one Lycium barbarum isolate Lr01 chromosome 7, ASM1917538v2, whole genome shotgun sequence genomic region, the following are encoded:
- the LOC132603371 gene encoding peroxidase 16-like: MENIQRTSLVVVLLLLLSAGAFAQLRTDFYKNTCPNVESLIRSAVRQKFQQTFVTAPATLRLFFHDCFVRGCDASMLLSSPKRNAAKDHPDNLSLAGDGFDTVVKAKAAVDKDSKCRNKVSCADILALATREVVAMTGGPFYQVELGRRDGRISTIASVQHSLPGEGFNLNQLNTMFARHGLSQTDMIALSGAHTLGFSHCNRVSKRLYNFSPKSRVDPTLNRQYVSQLKQMCPLRVDPRIAINMDPTTPNTFDNAYYKNLQQGKGLFVSDQILFTDSRSRNTVNFFASNNDAFKQAFATAMIKLGRVGVLTGNQGEIRFDCTRPN, translated from the exons atggAGAATATTCAAAGAACTAGTTTGGTTGTAGTTCTCTTGTTGCTCCTAAGTGCTGGTGCTTTTGCTCAATTAAGAACAGATTTCTACAAAAATACATGCCCAAATGTTGAGTCTTTGATTCGTTCTGCAGTTAGACAGAAATTTCAGCAGACTTTTGTTACTGCTCCAGCAACTCTCCGACTCTTCTTCCATGATTGCTTTGTTCGg GGTTGTGATGCATCAATGCTATTGTCATCACCAAAGAGAAACGCAGCAAAGGACCATCCAGATAATCTTTCATTAGCAGGTGATGGATTTGACACTGTTGTTAAAGCCAAAGCAGCTGTGGACAAAGACTCCAAATGCCGTAATAAAGTATCATGTGCTGATATTTTGGCTTTGGCCACTAGAGAAGTCGTTGCTATG ACTGGAGGGCCATTTTATCAAGTGGAGTTGGGGCGTCGTGATGGGAGAATTTCTACCATAGCCTCAGTCCAACATTCACTTCCAGGCGAAGGATTCAACTTAAACCAGCTCAATACCATGTTCGCCAGACATGGCCTTAGCCAGACTGATATGATTGCACTATCAG GTGCACATACTCTTGGTTTCTCCCACTGCAACCGTGTATCCAAGAGGCTCTACAATTTCAGTCCAAAAAGCAGAGTTGACCCGACCCTAAACCGACAATACGTCTCACAACTCAAGCAAATGTGCCCATTACGGGTTGACCCGAGAATTGCCATTAACATGGATCCAACAACACCAAATACCTTTGATAATGCTTACTATAAGAACCTTCAACAAGGAAAGGGTCTCTTTGTCTCTGATCAAATTCTCTTCACTGATAGCAGATCAAGAAACACTGTTAACTTTTTTGCTTCTAATAATGATGCTTTCAAACAAGCATTTGCAACAGCCATGATAAAGTTGGGCCGGGTCGGAGTTCTAACCGGAAACCAGGGTGAGATCCGATTCGACTGCACTAGACCAAATTAG